From a region of the Bradyrhizobium diazoefficiens genome:
- a CDS encoding DUF2189 domain-containing protein: MATLYRGNVPTMGRTADAAGPAIRTIQLSDLHDALKRGWEDFKAVPSHAIILCVIYPVLGLVLARAVMGYSVLPLLFPLAAGFALIGPFAALGLYQLSSRRERHEEASAWDAMEVLRSPSFGAMLGLGTLLLALFVTWVATAQAIYVAAFGYQGVTGFSDFVTRVLTTPQGWWLIVVGCGTGFLFALAALCLSVVSFPLMLDRHAGAFDAMSTSLRVVARNPLPMAAWGLIVAVLLALGTIPAFLGLAVVIPLLGHATWHLYRKVIVSEPGAHPVPPPPHRPRKPAADFPANLFPWRNRPDA; the protein is encoded by the coding sequence ATGGCGACACTCTACCGGGGCAATGTCCCCACGATGGGCCGGACCGCGGATGCGGCTGGACCCGCGATCCGAACCATCCAGCTATCCGATCTGCACGATGCGCTCAAGCGCGGCTGGGAAGATTTCAAGGCCGTTCCGAGCCACGCCATCATCCTCTGCGTGATCTACCCGGTGCTCGGCCTCGTGCTGGCCCGCGCGGTGATGGGCTATTCGGTGCTGCCATTGTTGTTTCCGCTTGCCGCTGGCTTCGCGCTGATCGGCCCCTTCGCGGCGCTCGGTCTCTATCAGCTTTCCAGCCGGCGCGAACGCCATGAAGAAGCCAGCGCCTGGGATGCAATGGAGGTGCTGCGCTCGCCCTCGTTCGGGGCGATGCTCGGCCTCGGCACATTGCTGCTCGCTCTGTTCGTGACCTGGGTTGCAACCGCGCAGGCAATCTATGTCGCGGCGTTCGGCTATCAGGGCGTGACCGGATTCTCGGACTTCGTGACGCGCGTGCTGACGACGCCGCAAGGCTGGTGGCTGATTGTGGTTGGCTGCGGCACCGGCTTCCTGTTCGCGCTCGCCGCGCTCTGCCTCAGCGTCGTGTCGTTTCCGCTGATGCTGGACCGCCATGCCGGCGCGTTCGACGCGATGAGCACTTCGCTGCGCGTCGTTGCGAGGAACCCGCTGCCGATGGCGGCCTGGGGCCTCATCGTGGCGGTGCTGCTCGCGCTCGGCACGATCCCGGCCTTCCTCGGCCTTGCCGTGGTGATCCCCCTGCTCGGCCATGCCACCTGGCATCTCTACCGCAAGGTGATCGTCTCGGAGCCCGGTGCACATCCGGTGCCGCCCCCGCCCCATCGTCCGCGCAAGCCGGCTGCCGATTTCCCGGCCAACCTCTTCCCCTGGCGTAACAGGCCGGACGCCTGA
- a CDS encoding DUF1127 domain-containing protein, which yields MLLSLIRMIQAFRDYQRNVAELSQLSDRELADIGLDRSDIPRVAAGQFQG from the coding sequence ATGCTGCTCTCGCTCATCCGCATGATCCAGGCCTTCCGGGACTATCAGCGCAATGTTGCCGAGCTGTCCCAGCTCAGTGATCGCGAACTGGCCGATATCGGCCTCGATCGCTCGGACATCCCGCGCGTTGCCGCCGGTCAGTTTCAGGGCTGA
- a CDS encoding lytic murein transglycosylase — protein sequence MTSTISRLFLAAFALSASILSAQPAFAAAACGSGNFDSWLADFKADAAAKGISQQAIASGLAGVTLDQSVLNRDRSQKVFTQTFEEFSGRMVPPRMQRGSNMMKRYGSVLSRIEQAYGVPGEVLVAIWGLETDFGVNTGKFATIRSLATLAYDCRRAEQFRGELMDALRIVQRGDLAPADMKGAWAGELGQTQFMPSSWMKYAVDFDGNGKRDLLHNAPDVLASTANYLASHGWQKGKDWQPGSPNFAVLLQWNKSEVYSKTVAYFAAQLAHAP from the coding sequence ATGACCTCGACGATTTCGCGTCTGTTTCTCGCAGCCTTCGCCCTCTCCGCGTCAATCCTATCCGCCCAGCCAGCGTTCGCCGCGGCGGCGTGCGGTTCGGGCAATTTCGATAGCTGGCTTGCGGACTTCAAGGCCGACGCTGCGGCGAAGGGCATCTCACAACAGGCCATTGCATCGGGGCTCGCCGGCGTGACGCTTGATCAGAGCGTGCTCAACCGCGACCGTTCGCAAAAGGTCTTCACCCAGACCTTTGAGGAGTTTTCCGGCCGCATGGTGCCGCCGCGCATGCAGCGCGGCTCCAACATGATGAAGCGATACGGCTCGGTTCTGTCGCGCATCGAGCAGGCCTACGGCGTTCCCGGCGAGGTCCTGGTCGCGATCTGGGGTCTGGAGACCGATTTCGGCGTCAACACCGGCAAGTTCGCCACCATCCGCTCGCTCGCAACCCTGGCCTATGACTGCCGCCGCGCCGAGCAGTTCCGCGGCGAGCTGATGGATGCGCTGCGCATCGTCCAGCGCGGCGATCTCGCGCCAGCCGACATGAAGGGCGCCTGGGCCGGCGAACTCGGCCAGACCCAGTTCATGCCGTCGTCCTGGATGAAATACGCCGTCGATTTCGACGGCAACGGCAAGCGCGATCTCCTGCACAACGCGCCCGACGTGCTTGCCTCCACGGCCAATTATCTCGCCAGCCATGGCTGGCAAAAAGGCAAGGACTGGCAGCCGGGCAGTCCGAATTTTGCAGTGCTCCTGCAGTGGAATAAGAGCGAGGTCTATTCCAAGACCGTCGCCTATTTCGCCGCCCAGCTGGCGCACGCTCCCTAA